In the Oncorhynchus keta strain PuntledgeMale-10-30-2019 chromosome 16, Oket_V2, whole genome shotgun sequence genome, GCTAAACTATGAGGTTGTTAGGCAACCAATGGGCTCTAGTGCCCTGGTTACAAGCACTATAGGTAGGGAACATAAGTAGGGATTATAGTGTCCACTATAGGTAGGGAATAAGCAGGCGGTACATCTGTAGTGAGTCCAGCCCAGTCACAACAGAGAACACAGTCAAAACGCATAACAACATTAAAACAGGGTCGTTCTGAATTCCAACTGAAGGCAGGTCAATTCATGTCCTAAATTGCAAAAAGGCCATTTATTTTCAAACGACTTCTCAATAAACTGAAAAGTAAAAGCGATTTATTTAGTTTAAATCgaaatcacttcctgaattgaccccccccctccccaactctgaaaacaaaaaaaaaaactctaaCTACATTTCCCTGGTCCATGACTCCGCCTCCTCACTGCATGACGACGTGGGGCTCTATGTGGAAAAGCAGCTCATCGTCGCCGCGACGAACCTCCAGGAGGAGGGGCCCGTCGCCTAGCAACGCCCCCTGCAGCTCGTCGGTGGTCCTGAGTGGGCGGCCGTTCAGCTTGAGGATCACGTCACCGGCCTCTATCCCGCCCCTTTTTGTAGAAAAACGAGAGGTTCTCATTGGTCGTCGGTTCCACATTGGTACAGTGATGGCTCAACCTTGCCCTTTGATAGGCCAGTGAGCTAAATCAGGGCCTTGaggtgtgtcaatgtgtgtgtgtgtgtgtgtgtgtgtgtgtgtgtgtgtgtgtgtgtgtgtgtgtgtgtgtgtgtgtgtgtgtgtgtgtgtgtgtgtgtgtgtgtgtccgtgtgtgtgtgtgtgtggtgtgcgtgtgtgtgtgtgtgtgtgtgtgtgtgtgtgtgtgtgtgtgtgtgtgtgtgtgtgtgtccgtgtgtgtgtccgtgtgtgtgtgtgtgtccgtgtgtccgtgtgtgtgtgtgtgtgtgtccgtgtccgtccgtgtgtgtgtgtgtgtgtgtgtgtgtgtgtgtgtgtgtgtgtgaacacctACCTGTGTGCGGGGGACTCAGGTATAACCTGATGGACCAACACtccactggtgacatcatcaGGGAAGTCAGGATTCTGCCTCTTCATCTCCTCCACGAGACTACAGTATAAATACAACATTAATTAGAGACCTCCTCTTCCAGACTACAGTATAAATACACATTAATTAGATTACAGACATCCTCTACCAGACTACAGTATAAATACACATTAATTAGATTACTCCTCTACCAGACTACAGTATAAATACACATTAATTAGATTACTCCTCTACCAGACTACAGTATNNNNNNNNNNNNNNNNNNNNNNNNNNNNNNNNNNNNNNNNNNNNNNNNNNNNNNNNNNNNNNNNNNNNNNNNNNNNNNNNNNNNNNNNNNNNNNNNNNNNacgagacgagacgagacgagacgagacgagacgagacgagacgagacgagaggagacgagaggagaggagaggagaggagagagaggaggagaggagaggagaggagaggagaggagagggtaatgttagttagaggagaggagagggtaatgttagttagaggagaggagagggtaatgttagttagaggagaggagagggtaatgTTAGCTGATCTGTTACCTTGCTGTTCTGGAAGATGCGTAGGGTGCAGATCACCATGGAGATGAAGGAGAGGTAGAAGACGAGGAGTGGGATGAAGAAGGCAAACAGGTCAATGGTCAGATTACTGATGATGAAGAAGAAGATGAGCGCGTTGACGTGGTGCGTGGGGATCACCGTGCTCAGCCATTGGACGCCGGCGCGAGACGCCCAATCAATGAGCTGATCCTTCACCTCAATGACCGCAGTGATAGGGTACTGCAACacctggagatggagagggaggagggaggcagggagaggggaggagggaggggagggatgagggagggaggaggggagagggtgagggagggagtaatggttagggagggagggatgagggaaggGTGAGTATTTGAACCAATTTTGAAGAGATGTTAGCTGATTGGGTGTAATGTCATACTAACCAGGAAGTGTCGTCTGGTGTCCATCAACATGTCACTCCGACCCATCCCCCACACTCCCTTCTGAGGCTTCTTGGGGACCAGGCCACTCTGCTAATGTACAAACGCACACACATAggagcacgtacacacacacacacacacacacacacacacacacacacacacacacacacacacacacacacacacacacacacacacacacacacacacacacacacacacaccaggaacacacacacacaggagcacgtatacacacacacacacataggagtatacacacacacaacaccacaacacaacctCTTACTCAAAAAGGTCAGATGTAGTGTcattaggatgctgactagaggTAGTGTcattaggatgctgactagaggtagtgtcatttaggatgctgactagatgtagtgtcattaggatgctgactagatgtagtgtcattaggatgctgactagatgtagtgtcatttaggatgctgactagatgtagtgtcatttaggatgctgactagatgtagtgtcatttaggatgctgactagatgtagtgtcatttaggatgctgactagatgtagtgtcatttaggatgctgactagatgtagtgtcattaggATGCTGAccagatgtagtgtcatttaggatgctgactagatgtagtgtcatttaggatgctgactagatgtagtgtcatttaggatgctgactagatgtagtgtcatttaggatgctgactagatgtagtgtcatttaggatgctgattagatgtagtgtcattaggatgctgactagatgtagtgtcatttaggatgctgactagatgtagtgacatttaggatgctgactagatgtagtgtcatttaggatgctgactagatgtagtgtcatttaggatgctgactagatgtagtgtcatttaggatgctgactagatgtagtgtcatttaggatgctgactagatgtagtgtcatttaggatgctgactagatgtagtgtcatttaggatgctgactagatgtagtgtcatttaggatgctgactagatgtagtgtcatttaggatgctgactagatgtagtgtcatttaggatgctgaccagatgtagtgtcatttaggatccTGACCAGacgtagtgtcatttaggatactgactagatgtagtgtcatttaggatgctgactagatgtagtgtcatttaggatgctgactagatgtagtgtcatttaggatgctgactagatgtagtgtcatttaggatgctgactagatgtagtgtcatttaggatgctgactagatgtagtgtcatttaggatgctgactagatgtggtgtcatttaggatgctgactagatgtagtgtcatttaggatgctgactagatgtagtgtcatttaggatgctgactagatgtagtgtcatttaggacgctgactagatgtagtgtcatttaggacgctgactagatgtagtgtcatttaggatgctgacaagatgtagtgtcatttaggacgctgactagatgtagtgtcatttaggacgCTGAccagatgtagtgtcatttaggacgctgactagatgtagtgtcatttaggacgCTGACTCAtttagatgtagtgtcatttaggacgCTGACTAGATgtgtgtcatttaggatgctgactagatgtggtgtcatttaggatgctgactagatgtggTGTCATTTAGGACGCTGACTAGATGTGGTGTCATTTAGGacgctgactagatgtagtgtcatttaggatgctgactagatgtagtgtcatttaggatgctgactagatgtagtgtcatttaggatgctgactagatgtagtgtcatttaggatgctgactagatgtagtgtcatttaggatgctgaccagatgtagtgtcatttaggatgctgaccagatgtagtgtcatttaggatgctgactagatgtagtgtcatttaggatgctgactagatgtagtgtcatttaggatgctgactagatgtagtgtcatttaggatgctgactagatgtagtgtcatttaggatgctgactagatgtagtgtcatttagacTAGATGTAgtgatgctgactagatgtagtgtcatttaggatgctgactagatgtagtgtcatttgggatgctgactagatgtagtgtcatttaggatgctgactagatgtagtgtcatttaggatgctgactagatgtagtgtcatttaggatgctgactagatgtagtgtcatttaggatgctgactagatgtagtgtcatttaggatgctgactagatgtagtgtcatttaggatgctgactagatgtagtgtcatttaggatgctgactagatgtagtgtcatttaggatgctgactagatgtagtgtcatttaggatgctgactagatgtagtgtcatttaggatgctgaccagatgtagtgtcatttaggatgctgaccagatgtagtgtcatttaggatgctgactagatgtagtgtcatttaggatgctgactagatgtagtgtcatttatgATGCTAACCAGATGTAGTGTcattaggatgctgactagatgtggtgtcatttaggatgctgactagatgtagtgtcatttaggatgctgactagatgtagtgtcatttaggatgctgactagatgtagtgtcatttaggatgctgactagatgtagtgtcatttaggatgctgactagatgtagtgtcatttaggatgctgactagatgtagtgtcatttaggatgctgactagatgtagtgtcatttaggatgctgactagatgtagtgtcatttaggatgctgactagatgtagtgtcatttaggatgctgactagatgtagtgtcatttaggatgctgactagatgtagtgtcatttaggatgctgactagatgtagtgtcatttaggatgctgactagatgtagtgtcatttaggatgctgacatTTAGATGTGactagtgtcatttaggatgctgactagatgtagtgtcatttaggatgctgactagatgtagtgtcatttaggatgctgactagatgtagtgtcatttaggatgctgactagatgtagtgtcatttaggatgctgactagatgtagtgtcatttaggatgctgactagatgtagtgtcatttaggatgctgactagatgtagtgtcatttaggatgctgactagatgtagtgtcatttaggatgctgactagatgtagtgtcatttaggatgctgactagatgtagtgtcatttaggatgctgactagatgtagtgtcatttaggatgctgactagatgtagtgtcatttaggatgctgactagatgtagtgtcatttaggatgctgactagatgtagtgtcatttaggatgctgactagatgtagtgtcatttaggatgctgactagatgtagtgtcatttaggatgctgactagatgtagtgtcatttaggatgctgactagatgtagtgtcatttaggatgctgactagatgtagtgtcatttaggatgctgactagatgtagtgtcatttaggatgctgactagatgtagtgtcatttaggatgctgactagatgtagtgtcatttaggatgctgactagatgtagtgtcatttaggatgctgactagatgtagtgtcatttaggatgctgactagatgtagtgtcatttaggatgctgactagatgtagtgtcatttaggatgctgactagatgtagtgtcatttaggatgctgactagatgtagtgtcatttaggatgctgactagatgtagtgtcatttaggatgctgactagatgtagtgtcatttaggatgctgactagatgtagtgtcatttaggatgctgactagatgtagtgtcatttaggatgctgactagatgtagtgtcatttaggatgctgactagatgtagtgtcatttaggatgctgactagatgtagtgtcatttaggatgctgactagatgtagtgtcatttaggatgctgactagatgtagtgtcatttaggatgctgactagatgtagtgtcatttaggatgctgactagatgtagtgtcatttaggatgctgactagatgtagtgtcatttaggatgctgactagatgtagtgtcatttaggatgctgactagatgtagtgtcatttaggatgctgactagatgtagtgtcatttaggatgctgactagatgtagtgtcatttagacTAGatgatgctgactagatgtagtgtcatttaggatgctgactagatgtagtgtcatttaggatgctgaccagatgtagtgtcattaggatgctgactagatgtagtgtcatttaggatgctgactagatgtagtgtcatttaggatgctgactagatgtagtgtcatttaggatgctgactagatgtagtgtcatttaggatgctgactagatgtagtgtcatttaggatgctgactagatgtagtgtcatttaggatgctgactagatgtagtgtcatttaggatgctgactagatgtagtgtcatttaggatgcttactagatgtagtgtcatttaggatgctgaccagatgtagtgtcatttaggatgctgactagatgtagtgtcatttaggatgctgactagatgtagtgtcatttaggatgctgactagatgtagtgtcatttaggatgctgactagatgtagtgtcatttaggatgctgattTAGGATGctgagatgtagtgtcatttaggatgctgactagatgtagtgtcatttaggatgctgactagatgtagtgtcatttaggatgctgactagatgtagtgtcatttaggatgctgactagatgtagtgtcatttaggatgctgactagatgtagtgtcatttaggatgctgactagatgtagtgtcatttaggatgctgactagatgtagtgtcatttaggatgctgactagatgtagtgtcatttaggatgctgactagatgtagtgtcatttaggatgctgactagatgtagtgtcatttaggatgctgactagatgtagtgtcatttaggatgctgactagatgtagtgtcatttaggatgctgactagatgtagtgtcatttaggatgctgactagatgtagtgtcatttaggatgctgactagatgtagtgtcatttaggatgctgactagatgtagtgtcatttaggatgctgactagatgtagtgtcatttaggatgctgactagatgtagtttactcatttaggatgctgactagatgtagtgtcatttaggatgctgactagatgtagtgtcatttaggatgctgactagatgtagtgtcatttaggatgctgactagatgtagtgtcatttaggatgctgactagatgtagtgtcatttaggatgctgactagatgtagtgtcatttaggatgctgactagatgtagtgtcatttaggatgctgactagatgtagtgtcatttaggatgctgactagatgtagtgtcatttaggatgctgactagatgtagtgtcatttaggatgctgactagatgtagtgtcatttaggatgctgactagatgtagtgtcatttaggatgctgactagatgtagtgtcatttaggatgctgactagatgtagtgtcatttaggatgctgactagatgtagtgtcatttaggatgctgactagatgtagtgtcatttaggatgctgactagatgtagtgtcatttaggatgctgactagatgtagtgtcatttaggatgctgactagatgtagtgtcatttaggatgctgactagatgtagtgtcatttaggatgctgactagatgtagtgtcatttaggatgctgactagatgtagtgtcatttaggatgctgactagatgtagtgtcatttaggatgctgactagatgtagtgtcattgtagtgtcatgctgactagatgtagtgtcatttaggatgctgactagatgtagtgtcatttaggatgctgactagatgtagtgtcatttaggatgctgactagatgtagtgtcatttagatgatgctgactagatgtagtgtcatttaggatgctgactagatgtagtgtcatttaggatgctgactagatgtagtgtcatttaggatgctgactagatgtagtgtcatttaggatgctgactagatgtagtgtcatttaggatgctgactagatgtagtgtcatttaggatgctgactagatgtagtgtcatttaggatgctgactagatgtagtgtcatttaggatgctgactagatgtagtgtcatttaggatgctgactagatgtagtgtcatttaggatgctgactagatgtagtgtcatttaggatgctgactagatgtagtgtcatttaggatgctgactagatgtagtgtcatttaggatgctgactagatgtagtgtcatttaggatgctgactagatgtagtgtcatttaggatgctgactagatgtagtgtcatttaggatgctgactagatgtagtgtcatttaggatgctgactagatgtagtgtcatttaggatgctgactagatgtagtgtcatttaggatgctgaccagatgtagtgtcatttaggatgctgactagatgtagtgtcatttaggatgctgactagatgtagtgtcatttaggatacTAGATGTagtgctgactagatgtagtgtcatttaggatgctgactagatgtagtgtcatttaggatgctgactagatgtagtgtcatttaggatgctgactagatgtaagTGTCAtttagtgtcatttaggatgctgactagatgtagtgtcatttaggatgctgactagatgtagtgtcatttaggatgctgactagatgtagtgtcatttaggatgctgactagatgtagtgtcatttaggatgctgactagatgtagtgtcatttaggatgctgactagatgtagtgtcatttaggatgctgactagatgtagtgtcatttaggatgctgactagatgtagtgtcatttgcTGAGGATTtagctgactagatgtagtgtcatttaggatgctgactagatgtagtgtcatttaggatgctgactagatgtagtgtcatttag is a window encoding:
- the LOC127908110 gene encoding serine protease HTRA3-like; its protein translation is MKRQNPDFPDDVTSGVLVHQVIPESPAHRGGIEAGDVILKLNGRPLRTTDELQGALLGDGPLLLEVRRGDDELLFHIEPHVVMQ